AAACGATATACTTTCTCGTCAGTTTTCGTAATTAATTCCAACCGTTCTATTAATTTCCATAATTAATTCTAATTATCGCGTCGTATTAATTTTTTCTCAGGAAAGAATAGATATTAATTAGCGACTCTTACTCCGGCGAgacactctttttttttttattcaccttCTATGGCTAATcgatcacttttcgaacaagctTCGGTAATGGCGATTTCCTCGCTTTCCCTTCCTGATTACTGGAAAGTCATTCACTTTCAACGACTACTGAATAATCGTACTGAAATAAATTCGACTCGACCCATTTCCATGGCAAATCGTGCGCGGGAACGATCGAAGACAACGTGAAATCGTCAACGTTTGACAGAAACCGGAATGTAAATAATGcgtttacacgtaattcgttacatcaGAAATTCATACAACGCAAATCCCACGTGTTCCGCGAATTTCGATGACCCTTCTAAACGCTTTCACTCGATTAAACGCAAGAGGAAACGCTTCGTCGTCCTCGGAAGCGATTATTACGATGTACCAGGCACGCTGACGTTCACAGTTTACGCAAACAATCGTTGCTCGAATACACGCAATGGCACTAAAGTCTGAAATAAACGTTTGCCGATTTTGCCAATAAAGCACGAGGTATTGTAAAAGCACGCTATTCGGAGCAATGATTTTTGCTCAACGGATTTTCCTGGTTCaaagttcgaaaaattgatcgatatGTAAGATGTTTATTTTTATCGCTTTCCAAGATATTATTAACTTGAAAAACAGTATTTCGAGAGAAACGGTTTTAAAATTTCGCGCGTATATCGTTACAGCGTGCAAGGTCCCATATAACAATGccaattcgttaaaaatttgtacagaacCTTATCAAGACAATACTTTTAAGAGGTCCATTCTCTCATCTGTAAACTAGGGAGACGATTCGGAATGTTTGCATATCTGTTTACACGATATCTAATAAACATAGAGCACTCGATCTAGTTTGTTTAAGAAAGAAAACAGAAATTACTCTTCCTGTTCGTGGCGATGAAAGCCGAATGAAAGCAAAATTATAAGATTACACGAGCAAGTGGTAATGGTGAATCGGAATTAATATAACGCATTGTATGTTTAACGAATGCAATGGAATCCTCGAGTCTTATTCAATGGAGTACAATTATCACTAAGATTACTTAGCTTCCGAAAGAGAGTGTTCGTTATTAACCGGGTACGTTGCTACTCGATGAAACATacgattcgttaaaatttttctgCTCGtcaattaatttataattcttCATCGCGTGTTTGCAACCAATTCGCAACGAACGAAGAACAGAAGATACTGTAATTATTCACAAATCGATAACGATGTTATTAGCTCCGCGAGAATccttatactcgaaattaaaaataccaTGATTTCATGATACCAAAGTATCAATTTCTGAACCAATTGCTGTATTCACCGATCTAGAACCGTATCGAATCGCTCCGGTTGGTCAAGTgcaattacaaatttaatttctctttATCTTTTCCAGAAAGATACCTACGTCGATTTTCAACAACGATTCTCCAAGCAGATAATCCAGCCTTACATCTTACCTGTAGAGACGAAACCTCAAGAAAGCTCGCGAAACGAGTCGATTAACGGTGTTCCAAGACCGGTAAGGACAAGTCAGAACGCGTCCAACGATATCGTCACGGTCGAGTACCTTCCATCCCAAGAAATCGCGCTTCAAGGTACAAGTATAACGCTCAAGTATTCCCCCGCGCGTGAAAACAGTTCTAATGACTCGAGTCACACGGTGCCCGACGAGCGATCGGACATCGAGAACGTCGGTGACTTCGGTCAACGAGTTCGTTCGGCTTCGttcaaacacagaaacgaaaatCACGGTCGAGCAAGATTGAGACAGCCGGTCGACGTCGCACCCACTCCCGACGATTACAGAAAACAGCACAGAAAGAACTCCAGACCTGTCGTGTTCAAGAAACTGAACTTCTCGGAGAGCGTCGGTGTGTCCTTGGACGATCGACCCCTATCGTCAGCTGCAGACACGCAGAGAACtctgaaacaaaaagaaaccaAAGAAGACTACCTTAGAGTCGACCATCTTCAAAATAACAAAACGAAGATCACGAGTATCCCGTGGACGATCGACCAAGAAGTCTTGCGATCTGCGAACAAAGAGTATAAACAACGCCAACACGATTCCGAACGGAACAATATCACCACGACCAAGGATAGTTCCCCGTCTACGGTAGCTCCGGTCTTAATGGTGTCCCTGGGGAAATTTTCAGGACCGATCGTGGTGCCCGATTTGCCACCGTTTCAAAAGAAATACCCGTACACCGTGACGACGAATTACAACGACGCGTTGAAACCTACTCCGACACTGGATGGTCCGACGACAAAGACAAAAGGATCGGAAGCCGGTTACCCGGCAGCGTCGCCGGTCGTCTTGAATCATCTCCAAGTCGGTGTCGCGCTGATGAACGCGGGCCAAGACATAAATTCGGTCAGTGAACCAATTGGCTCGACGAACGACTACCTACAGGATGAATCTCAGCCGGCAGTGATCGCTGTTGCCAACGAGAGCGTTGTTCAAAACGATGCCACGGATTCGAGCAACTCGGACCTCCGCAACGATCAGTTGTCGCAACAGGAGCAGATCTCCGAGGTGGTGGCGTCGAATACGCCCACGCAGTCGGTGGAGATCCAGAAATCCGTCGAGATATTCCACACGGCGCCCGTGCAGGAGATACATTACCCCGTGGAGTTCGTGCCGCACGTACAGCAACTTCCGTTGAAGCAACGTCTTCAAGAGACCGACTACAGAAAGCCGCAGAAGGGTCAATCGAAGGACCGCAGACCCGGCCAGGTGAACGTCTACAAGAGCAACGAGATCGCGGACGAAACTGTCCCGGTCAATGGCCACGAACACGCTCGTTACGAGTACAACCTGAACGAAAACGATGTCGCCTACTCGGCAACGAACGGTCAAGTGGACCAAGCTTTACCGGTGGTTCGTTCTGCGGATGTTAAGCCCGTTTACGTTGTCAGGGAACAGGTCGACAATGGACAGTACGATCAGTCGATCGTCAAGTATCCCAGGGTTCACGGGAGCTCCGACACCGCGAACAAAGAAGCGCAGAACGATTTCGATCCGACGAAAAGTTCATCCACGGTCGTCGCTCAACCCTCCAGGGTGATTGAGAGTCTGTCGGGACTGGTGAACCTGGAAAGTTCACAAGGGACGCAAGAAGTGCCCCAGATTCTACTCACGAAGGCTACCAGCGAACCGCAGACGGAACTGAGGGTGTTGATGACCGTTCCTCAACCGTATCCCGTTGAGAAGATCATCGAGAAGACAGTCCACGTGCCTCATTCGATAGACGTGGTGGAGAAGAAGGTACCATACCCGGTGGAGAAGGTGATAGAGAAACAGATTGCGATCCCACACCCGTTTCCTGTGCACATACCGATCGATCGGGTTGTGGAGAAACAGATTCGTATACCGTATCCTGTGCACGTGGAGAAGGTGGTCGAGAAGAAGGTACCCATCGCGATACAAAGGTTCATCGTACCGTTTCCGATTCACTTCAGAGTCCCGCAGCCAGTTGCGGAGAAACCTCTACCAGTTGCGGTGGAGAAGATCCACGAGAAGACGGTACACCTATCCAGACCGTATCCCCTGGAGAACGCGAAAT
The Ptiloglossa arizonensis isolate GNS036 chromosome 12, iyPtiAriz1_principal, whole genome shotgun sequence DNA segment above includes these coding regions:
- the LOC143153317 gene encoding uncharacterized protein LOC143153317; translation: MDVAPIVKFFNKSENNHGTKDTYVDFQQRFSKQIIQPYILPVETKPQESSRNESINGVPRPVRTSQNASNDIVTVEYLPSQEIALQGTSITLKYSPARENSSNDSSHTVPDERSDIENVGDFGQRVRSASFKHRNENHGRARLRQPVDVAPTPDDYRKQHRKNSRPVVFKKLNFSESVGVSLDDRPLSSAADTQRTLKQKETKEDYRNNITTTKDSSPSTVAPVLMVSLGKFSGPIVVPDLPPFQKKYPYTVTTNYNDALKPTPTLDGPTTKTKGSEAGYPAASPVVLNHLQVGVALMNAGQDINSVSEPIGSTNDYLQDESQPAVIAVANESVVQNDATDSSNSDLRNDQLSQQEQISEVVASNTPTQSVEIQKSVEIFHTAPVQEIHYPVEFVPHVQQLPLKQRLQETDYRKPQKGQSKDRRPGQVNVYKSNEIADETVPVNGHEHARYEYNLNENDVAYSATNGQVDQALPVVRSADVKPVYVVREQVDNGQYDQSIVKYPRVHGSSDTANKEAQNDFDPTKSSSTVVAQPSRVIESLSGLVNLESSQGTQEVPQILLTKATSEPQTELRVLMTVPQPYPVEKIIEKTVHVPHSIDVVEKKVPYPVEKVIEKQIAIPHPFPVHIPIDRVVEKQIRIPYPVHVEKVVEKKVPIAIQRFIVPFPIHFRVPQPVAEKPLPVAVEKIHEKTVHLSRPYPLENAKLVKSVAIPAYNVHNDGNFQQVYRQQSFQTLPGPSYGPAVDEQSYFNSTQYYGLGYASLPRQPLVHALPKKFGSHGIQYPHSMATYSTSIGHNGNSVPYGRATVEKDKIIDEYVGPVPRKVPQSSLGIQSKTLQYSSPDIQATMRRTRQEGVTGNTNSFRQSKMEYGFKPPMVPSVQYDEQTATKVE